Proteins co-encoded in one Kocuria flava genomic window:
- a CDS encoding 6-pyruvoyl trahydropterin synthase family protein has protein sequence MFTLTVRDHIMIAHSLPDPFFGPAQRLHGATYEVETTWARPVLDEHGVVMDIGMASGLLGQVLDGLRHRNLDEHPDFAGRLSTTEVIAQHVGERLAAAAAGTEGLERLTVTLRENPDAWASYTLELPVLGGGSGRG, from the coding sequence GTGTTCACCCTGACCGTCCGCGACCACATCATGATCGCCCACAGCCTCCCCGACCCGTTCTTCGGCCCCGCCCAGCGGCTGCACGGGGCGACCTACGAGGTGGAGACCACCTGGGCGCGGCCCGTCCTCGACGAGCACGGCGTGGTCATGGACATCGGGATGGCCTCGGGGCTGCTCGGGCAGGTCCTCGACGGCCTGCGCCACCGCAACCTCGACGAGCACCCCGACTTCGCCGGGCGGCTGAGCACCACGGAGGTGATCGCCCAGCACGTCGGCGAGCGCCTGGCCGCGGCCGCCGCCGGGACCGAGGGTCTCGAGCGGCTGACCGTGACGCTGCGGGAGAACCCCGACGCGTGGGCCTCCTACACCCTGGAGCTGCCCGTGCTCGGCGGGGGGTCGGGCCGTGGCTGA
- a CDS encoding CDP-alcohol phosphatidyltransferase family protein: protein MAPDHPAAPGRPRAPGAPPAPVRRDAAAALAATGAAVAAVAVTTGLGPAGTVLSALAALAVTGAVVRSTTRRSAEPYGPADRVTVARSVLVSAVAALLPAGLAPVLAGAPRPPEPWCWAVVALALPAWLLDGLDGRVARRTGTATAAGARFDQEVDAALILLLAVAVAARLGLPGAAWVLVIGALRYLYLLGLRVRPAWRAPLPPSGYRRTTAGIQGGTLIGALVPWIPLPLAAAATAVALVLLVASFGRDVVGLERRARAGTPEG from the coding sequence ATGGCCCCGGACCACCCCGCCGCGCCGGGGCGGCCCCGCGCCCCCGGGGCACCCCCAGCCCCGGTGCGCCGCGACGCCGCCGCCGCCCTGGCCGCCACGGGCGCCGCGGTCGCCGCCGTCGCCGTCACGACCGGCCTCGGCCCGGCCGGGACGGTGCTCTCGGCCCTGGCCGCGCTCGCCGTGACCGGCGCGGTCGTGCGCAGCACGACCCGCCGGTCGGCGGAGCCCTACGGCCCCGCCGACCGGGTCACGGTCGCCCGGTCGGTGCTCGTGTCCGCCGTCGCGGCCCTGCTGCCCGCCGGGCTCGCACCGGTGCTCGCCGGCGCGCCGCGCCCCCCGGAGCCGTGGTGCTGGGCGGTGGTGGCCCTGGCCCTGCCCGCGTGGCTGCTCGACGGGCTCGACGGCCGGGTGGCCCGCCGCACGGGCACGGCGACGGCGGCCGGGGCACGGTTCGACCAGGAGGTCGACGCCGCCCTGATCCTGCTGCTGGCCGTGGCGGTCGCCGCCCGGCTCGGGCTGCCGGGCGCGGCGTGGGTACTGGTCATCGGCGCGCTGCGCTACCTGTACCTGCTGGGGCTGCGGGTGCGCCCGGCCTGGCGGGCACCCCTGCCGCCCAGCGGCTACCGGCGCACGACCGCCGGGATCCAGGGCGGAACGCTGATCGGCGCGCTCGTGCCCTGGATCCCGCTGCCGCTGGCCGCCGCGGCCACCGCGGTGGCCCTGGTGCTGCTGGTCGCCTCCTTCGGCCGCGACGTCGTGGGCCTCGAGCGCAGGGCCCGCGCCGGGACCCCGGAGGGCTGA
- a CDS encoding alpha/beta fold hydrolase, giving the protein MVHRILFLHGAGPQPACNPLLEAVRRQWPEADVVAPALPRPEDPDPDLWQEAIGRAVREIPDEPWAIVGHSLGGSEALRFLCHRIPTLLQRVVTVAAPAWDPADPEWGEPGFALPPTAGRTLADLEIVVVHAEDDDVVPPDHARRLAEQLPSSRLVLLPRGGHLPTGWTGRGLIP; this is encoded by the coding sequence ATGGTCCACCGGATCCTCTTCCTGCACGGCGCCGGCCCGCAGCCGGCCTGCAACCCCCTGCTCGAGGCGGTGCGCCGGCAGTGGCCCGAGGCCGACGTCGTCGCCCCGGCGCTGCCGCGCCCGGAGGACCCCGACCCGGACCTGTGGCAGGAGGCCATCGGGCGGGCGGTGCGGGAGATCCCCGACGAGCCGTGGGCGATCGTCGGCCACTCCCTGGGCGGGTCCGAGGCGCTGCGGTTCCTGTGCCACCGGATCCCCACGCTGCTGCAGCGGGTCGTCACCGTCGCCGCCCCGGCGTGGGACCCCGCGGACCCCGAGTGGGGCGAGCCGGGCTTCGCCCTGCCCCCGACCGCCGGCCGGACCCTGGCCGACCTCGAGATCGTCGTGGTGCACGCCGAGGACGACGACGTCGTCCCGCCCGACCACGCCCGCCGTCTGGCGGAGCAGCTGCCCTCGTCACGGCTCGTGCTGCTGCCCCGCGGTGGCCACCTGCCCACCGGGTGGACCGGGCGGGGCCTGATCCCCTGA
- a CDS encoding class I SAM-dependent methyltransferase, protein MDRSADPHETAGPTGAAGPVPERPVAEDWLALREAADAAAREDSRFLLERLERHWAAAAPAGAPGAGEPVVVVDLGAGTGANRAWLSSRLPGPQRWVLLDHDDRLLEQAVAAARADGAEVEPVHAGVEELADVLARHPGRRRLVTCSALLDLLTTAQIGQLARVLRAEAVPALLALTVDGEVHLDPPHPLDARVLGAFEDHQKRGELAGTEAVALTMDALREQGMVVDAAPTPWWVADQPWAQPLLERFLADRADAAVEHYPELEPEAHAWLRTRLVDVARGRLRATVGHADVLGLPPED, encoded by the coding sequence GTGGACCGTTCTGCCGACCCGCACGAGACCGCCGGCCCCACCGGAGCGGCGGGCCCCGTGCCCGAGCGCCCCGTGGCCGAGGACTGGCTCGCGCTGCGCGAGGCCGCCGACGCCGCCGCCCGCGAGGACTCCCGCTTCCTGCTCGAGCGGCTCGAGCGGCACTGGGCCGCGGCCGCACCGGCCGGGGCGCCGGGGGCCGGGGAGCCGGTCGTCGTCGTCGACCTCGGGGCGGGCACGGGCGCGAACCGCGCGTGGCTGTCCTCCCGGCTGCCGGGCCCCCAGCGGTGGGTGCTGCTGGACCACGACGACCGCCTGCTCGAGCAGGCGGTGGCCGCGGCCCGCGCGGACGGGGCCGAGGTCGAGCCCGTCCACGCCGGGGTCGAGGAGCTGGCGGACGTGCTCGCCCGCCACCCCGGCCGGCGCCGGCTCGTGACCTGCTCCGCGCTGCTCGACCTGCTCACCACGGCGCAGATCGGGCAGCTGGCCCGCGTGCTGCGCGCCGAGGCCGTGCCCGCGCTGCTCGCCCTGACCGTCGACGGGGAGGTGCACCTCGACCCGCCGCACCCGCTCGACGCCCGGGTGCTCGGCGCCTTCGAGGACCACCAGAAGCGCGGCGAGCTCGCCGGCACGGAGGCCGTGGCCCTGACCATGGACGCGCTGCGGGAGCAGGGCATGGTCGTGGACGCGGCCCCCACCCCGTGGTGGGTCGCCGACCAGCCCTGGGCGCAGCCGCTGCTCGAGCGCTTCCTGGCCGACCGCGCCGACGCCGCCGTGGAGCACTACCCGGAGCTCGAGCCCGAGGCCCACGCGTGGCTGCGCACCCGCCTCGTGGACGTGGCCCGCGGCCGGCTGCGGGCCACCGTCGGCCACGCCGACGTCCTGGGGCTGCCGCCGGAGGACTGA
- a CDS encoding glycosyltransferase family 4 protein yields MAEPAGARIDVVVPDDDRPTGGSLYDERVAAALRGLGREARTVPVAGDWPRPDTTARRRLRAALGAPVPGRAVLLDGLVGCAAPEAVADAVAAGVPVHVLVHLPLALETGLDPQLAAALDRQEAAALAAATGVVVTSSWAAEDLRRRHGTEDAAVAVPGTEPAPVATGSDPPRLTCLGSLTPLKNQVLLLEALAPLGGQAWSLDLVGAPGPPPWRARVDAAVAALPDPARVRVPGPLTGAALEAQWAATDLLVLPSRAETYGMVVAEALAHGVPALVPAGTGAVEALDGTPHGVDPAERAGAVLDPDDPAAWTTALRAWLTDPALRARWRAAALARRRRLRRWSDTAHDVLAALEAPARAPS; encoded by the coding sequence GTGGCTGAGCCGGCCGGCGCGCGGATCGACGTGGTGGTCCCCGACGACGACCGGCCCACCGGCGGCTCCCTCTACGACGAGCGGGTCGCCGCCGCGCTGCGCGGGCTCGGGCGGGAGGCCCGCACCGTGCCGGTCGCCGGGGACTGGCCGCGCCCGGACACCACGGCCCGCCGCCGGCTGCGCGCCGCCCTCGGGGCCCCGGTCCCGGGCCGGGCGGTCCTGCTCGACGGCCTGGTGGGCTGCGCCGCCCCGGAGGCCGTCGCCGACGCCGTGGCCGCCGGGGTGCCCGTGCACGTGCTCGTGCACCTGCCCCTGGCCCTCGAGACCGGCCTGGACCCGCAGCTCGCCGCGGCGCTGGACCGGCAGGAGGCGGCCGCCCTGGCCGCGGCCACCGGCGTGGTGGTGACCAGCTCGTGGGCCGCCGAGGACCTGCGCCGCCGCCACGGCACCGAGGACGCCGCCGTGGCCGTGCCCGGCACCGAGCCCGCCCCGGTCGCGACCGGGTCGGACCCGCCCCGGCTGACCTGCCTGGGCTCGCTCACGCCCCTGAAGAACCAGGTGCTGCTGCTCGAGGCGCTCGCCCCCCTCGGCGGGCAGGCCTGGTCCCTGGACCTCGTCGGCGCCCCGGGACCGCCGCCGTGGCGGGCCCGGGTCGACGCCGCGGTGGCCGCCCTGCCCGACCCGGCGCGGGTGCGCGTCCCCGGCCCGCTCACCGGTGCGGCCCTCGAGGCGCAGTGGGCCGCCACGGACCTGCTCGTGCTGCCCTCCCGCGCCGAGACCTACGGGATGGTCGTCGCCGAGGCGCTCGCCCACGGGGTGCCCGCCCTGGTCCCCGCCGGCACCGGGGCCGTCGAGGCCCTCGACGGCACCCCGCACGGGGTCGACCCCGCCGAGCGCGCCGGGGCCGTTCTGGACCCCGACGACCCCGCCGCCTGGACGACGGCCCTGCGCGCGTGGCTCACCGACCCGGCCCTGCGCGCACGGTGGCGGGCCGCGGCCCTGGCCCGCCGCCGGCGGCTGCGCCGGTGGAGCGACACCGCCCACGACGTCCTGGCCGCGCTCGAGGCCCCGGCCCGCGCGCCGTCCTGA
- a CDS encoding zinc-dependent alcohol dehydrogenase: MTDAADPSRPTRAYWTVEPGRGELRPAPLPAPGPGEVLVRALRSGISRGTESLVHRGKVPERVRERMRAPFQEGELPGPVKYGYLSVGVVEQGPAELLGRRVFCLHPHQERYVVPADAVTPVPDDVPSERAVLTGSVETAVNALWEAAPRLGDRVAVVGAGMIGACVAALLARFPLGRLQLVDPQPGRAALAEALGVAHVLPQDAAGECDLVLHASSTAAGLARGLELLGDEGELIELSWYGEDDPVVPLGADFHARRLQIRASQVGAVAAARRARRTPADRLATALEALRDPRFDALLSGGSSFEELPATMARLAGAPSDVLCHVVAYDQPRPGPAPTEETACSP, translated from the coding sequence ATGACCGACGCCGCCGACCCCTCCCGTCCGACCCGCGCCTACTGGACCGTCGAGCCCGGCCGCGGCGAGCTGCGCCCCGCCCCGCTGCCCGCCCCGGGCCCCGGCGAGGTCCTGGTCCGGGCGCTGCGCTCCGGGATCAGCCGCGGCACCGAGTCGCTCGTGCACCGGGGGAAGGTGCCCGAGCGGGTCCGCGAGCGGATGCGCGCCCCGTTCCAGGAGGGCGAGCTGCCGGGCCCGGTGAAGTACGGCTACCTCTCCGTGGGCGTCGTGGAGCAGGGCCCGGCGGAGCTGCTGGGCCGGCGGGTGTTCTGCCTGCACCCGCACCAGGAGCGCTACGTGGTGCCCGCGGACGCCGTGACCCCCGTGCCCGACGACGTCCCCTCCGAGCGGGCGGTGCTCACCGGCTCGGTGGAGACCGCCGTCAACGCCCTGTGGGAGGCCGCGCCCCGGCTCGGCGACCGGGTGGCCGTGGTCGGCGCCGGGATGATCGGGGCCTGCGTCGCGGCCCTGCTGGCCCGCTTCCCGCTGGGACGGCTGCAGCTGGTCGACCCGCAGCCCGGGCGGGCCGCGCTCGCCGAGGCCCTGGGCGTGGCCCACGTGCTCCCGCAGGACGCCGCGGGCGAGTGCGACCTCGTCCTGCACGCCTCCTCGACCGCCGCCGGGCTGGCCCGCGGCCTGGAGCTGCTGGGCGACGAGGGGGAGCTGATCGAGCTGTCCTGGTACGGGGAGGACGACCCCGTGGTGCCCCTGGGCGCAGACTTCCACGCCCGCCGCCTGCAGATCCGCGCGAGCCAGGTCGGCGCCGTCGCCGCCGCCCGCCGGGCCCGGCGCACCCCTGCCGACCGGCTCGCCACCGCCCTCGAGGCGCTGCGCGACCCCCGCTTCGACGCGCTGCTCTCGGGCGGCTCGTCCTTCGAGGAGCTGCCCGCGACCATGGCCCGCCTGGCCGGGGCGCCCTCGGACGTCCTGTGCCACGTGGTGGCCTACGACCAGCCCCGCCCGGGGCCCGCACCGACCGAGGAGACCGCGTGTTCACCCTGA